A stretch of the Triplophysa dalaica isolate WHDGS20190420 chromosome 19, ASM1584641v1, whole genome shotgun sequence genome encodes the following:
- the bud13 gene encoding BUD13 homolog, protein MATSISKGAALTKADYLKRYLSNDDDGKKSKEKKIKKKRPKPTGTGMKIVDDDIDWRQLAALNEEENKEEDEEEAPVIAEVIDERPEDVKQLEAFQTSKWKLMGATESELQEAQDSELDGSSNADRDHKIRHDSPESSPVQRSKHDSPDLSPKRLRHDSPDLSSQRKGRHDSPDLLPNYKNRRHDSRSPSPPRKGNKGSPSRIQRQHNKESPHRKKTKGASAGDLSPPRRRARTGKDSDSDQSPPRRRPQGRQGADSDLSPPRKRGQKGRGSDSDLSPPRKKPQGGRGSDSDLSPPRRTRLPDGQGPRMLSGGAAGLVSVDVLRKEQEDIRRREKRNKPLEEESRNAETIFRDKSGRKRDLESERDELRRKAGEKAEKDENYAQWGRGVAQGEMQQQNLEDALREVQKPLARHIDDEDLDRMLREKEREGDPMAAMLRKKKEKTAQSKGIKEKPTYKGPLPPPNRFNLMPGYRWDGVDRSNGFEQKRYSRIADKKAVDEMAYKWSVEDM, encoded by the exons ATGGCTACTTCCATTAGCAAAGGTGCTGCGCTCACCAAAGCTGATTACTTAAAACGATATTTATCAAACGACGACGATGGCAAGAAGTCGAAAGAAAAGAAGATTAAGAAGAAACGACCGAAACCTACAGGGACAGG TATGAAAATTGTGGATGATGACATTGACTGGAGGCAGCTGGCTGCTCTGAACGAAGAGGAAAACaaagaggaagatgaggaggaAGCGCCTGTG ATCGCAGAAGTGATAGATGAACGGCCAGAAGATGTTAAGCAACTTGAGGCATTCCAAACTAGCAAGTGGAAACTGATGGGTG CAACAGAGAGTGAGCTCCAAGAAGCTCAGGACTCAGAACTAGATGGAAG cTCAAATGCTGACAGAGATCACAAAATACGACATGACTCTCCAGAGAGCTCTCCTGTACAGAGGTCGAAGCATGATTCACCTGACCTCTCACCCAAGAGGCTTCGACATGACTCCCCGGATCTCTCCTCTCAAAGAAAAGGTCGCCATGATTCGCCGGATCTCTTACCGAACTACAAAAACAGACGACACGACTCCAGATCGCCTTCCCCTCCGAGAAAGGGCAACAAGGGCTCACCCTCCAGAATTCAAAGGCAACACAATAAAG AGTCCCCGCatagaaaaaagacaaaaggtGCTTCAGCGGGTGACCTTTCACCTCCCAGAAGACGAGCCCGAACAGGAAAAGACTCCGACTCGGACCAGTCCCCTCCACGCAGACGTCCTCAGGGGCGACAGGGGGCAGACTCTGATTTATCTCCACCCAGAAAGAGAGGCCAGAAGGGTAGAGGTTCAGATTCAGATCTCTCTCCCCCCAGAAAGAAGCCACAGGGAGGCCGTGGATCTGACTCCGACTTGTCTCCACCACGAAGGACACGCTTACCTGATGGACAG GGTCCTCGAATGTTGTCTGGTGGAGCTGCTGGGTTGGTCTCTGTAGACGTCCTTAGGAAAGAGCAAGAAGATATTCGCAGACGGGAAAAGCGCAACAAGCCTCTTGAAG AGGAATCCAGAAATGCAGAGACGATTTTTCGAGATAAATCCGGTAGGAAACGTGACCTGGAGTCGGAGAGAGACGAACTTCGCAGAAAAGCTGGAGAGAAGGCGGAGAAGGATGAGAATTATGCTCAGTGGGGAAGAGG GGTTGCACAGGGTGAAATGCAGCAGCAGAATTTGGAAGATGCCTTACGGGAGGTTCAGAAGCCCTTAGCGCGACACATTGACGATGAAGACCTGGATCGCATGCTGAGGGAGAAGGAAAGGGAGGGAGACCCCATGGCTGCCATGCTTCGtaagaagaaagagaaaactgCACAATCAAAAGGGATAAAAG AAAAACCTACTTACAAAGGCCCGCTCCCTCCTCCAAATCGCTTTAACCTTATGCCCGGGTATCGCTGGGATGGAGTGGACAG GTCCAACGGGTTCGAGCAAAAGCGCTACTCCAGGATAGCTGATAAGAAAGCTGTGGACGAGATGGCATACAAGTGGAGCGTGGAGGACATGTGA
- the si:dkeyp-69c1.9 gene encoding uncharacterized protein si:dkeyp-69c1.9 gives MTAPENSNSKQERPTLRFPYNPHRPTNVIILKNGQRGTKHPRPVPIRGELPSLAGLLLYPGKREKMVTTTETAFGPKTCPKVEKKILQCSLTLDGDQSFITTNREDYPSYTPDGTPIAWQTKAPVRPEKTVQEQRYSLYQQDFSAPKRIYVRRNQVVPHPDNLAFNTSLRAEYRTVQREAFPGWDVSVHAPPAPVQIKRTVITEL, from the exons atgaccgCTCCTGAGAACTCAAACAGTAAACAAGAGAGACCAACTCTAAGATTCCCATATAATCCTCACCGTCCAACTAATGTGATTATTCTCAAAAATGGTCAAAGAGGCACAAAACATCCACGACCCGTTCCAATACGGGGAGAACTTCCTTCTTTGGCAG GTTTACTGCTCTACccaggaaagagagaaaagatggTAACCACAACAGAGACCGCATTTGGACCCAAAACCTGCCCAAAGGTAGAGAAGAAGATTCTGCAGTGCAGCCTCACACTAGATG GGGACCAAAGTTTCATTACAACAAACAGAGAGGATTACCCATCTTACACACCAGATGGGACACCAATCGCATGGCAAACTAAAGCCCCTGTGAGACCGGAGAAGACTGTCCAAGAACAAAGATATTCTCTTTACCAGCAGGATTTTTCAGCACCTAAAAGAATCTATGTCAGGAGAAATCAGGTCGTTCCTCATCCAGACAATCTAGCCTTCAACACTTCATTGAG AGCAGAATACAGAACAGTGCAAAGAGAGGCCTTCCCTGGGTGGGACGTCTCTGTGCATGCTCCTCCAGCCCCTGTCCAAATTAAAAGAACAGTGATAACAGAACTGTGA
- the c1qb gene encoding complement C1q subcomponent subunit B — protein MGFILMSTLQFTVLLLLVALSESKTCDGVRGYPGRPGIPGAHGADGRDGPKGEKGDRGEDGVPVSGPKGEPGLAGLPGRPGPSGDKGIQGNPGRPGPKGERVVFTGKNIVQQHEVFSYKRRTSQARFIPDTEINFDIPLIQIDDDPILNGIFNVQIAGMYYISYHVSSRNSCLKIQVGELEKVKFCDEPDAISVSSGSVVLPLNKGDKVSVQTTDHSQIFCKDTDCIFTGFLLFPM, from the exons ATG ggGTTTATCCTCATGTCGACACTGCAGTTCACTGTTTTGCTTTTGCTGGTGGCTCTTTCTGAGTCGAAAACATGTGATGGTGTGAGGGGTTATCCTGGAAGACCTGGTATTCCAGGAGCCCATGGTGCCGATGGAAGGGACGGGCCAAAAGGGGAAAAAGGAGATAGAG GTGAAGATGGTGTCCCGGTCAGTGGGCCAAAAGGAGAGCCTGGACTTGCTGGATTACCAGGCAGGCCTGGCCCGTCCGGTGATAAGGGGATTCAAGGAAACCCAGGACGTCCGGGCCCGAAGGGAGAAAGGGTGGTTTTTACAGGCAAAAACATTGTTCAACAACATGAAGTTTTCTCTTATAAAAGACGTACTTCTCAAGCTCGGTTTATTCCCGACACAGAAATAAACTTTGATATCCCATTGATCCAAATTGATGATGATCCTATCCTTAATGGTATCTTCAATGTACAAATAGCTGGCATGTATTATATCAGCTACCATGTATCCTCTAGGAATTCCTGTCTAAAAATTCAGGTGGGGGAGCTAGAGAAGGTCAAGTTTTGTGATGAACCTGATGCTATATCGGTGTCCTCAGGTTCTGTGGTATTGCCACTAAACAAAGGAGACAAGGTGTCTGTACAGACTACAGATCATAGCCAAATCTTTTGTAAAGACACAGACTGTATCTTTACAGGTTTCTTACTCTTCCCAATGTAA
- the c1qc gene encoding complement C1q subcomponent subunit C: MFDRHRTSGMSGIIVIVFLCFSLVSMDTCPDAGTPGLPGIPGLPGRDGRERIKGDNGDPGIPLRDDTTVKGEKGDAGVIGSRGKRGRPGEAGDIGPPGPPGEPGDNAEFGDTTSLQQSAFSVSRLTRNPPEPHAVIRFSKNITLINSHFNNDGKFVCQISGYYYFVFHATSYDKNLCVVLMVDGTKTATFCDHQKTPKSLQAPSGGLAISLKQNQNVWLQTNSYNGMFAGDVGDSVFSGFLIHAL, from the exons ATGTTTGATCGTCATCGAACTTCTGGAATGTCTGGAATCATTGTCATAGTTTTTCTCTGCTTCTCTCTGGTATCCATGGACACTTGTCCTGATGCGGGCACACCTGGTTTGCCAGGTATCCCTGGGCTTCCTGGACGCGATGGAAGAGAGAGAATAAAGGGAGATAATGGAGATCCAG GGATTCCTCTCAGAGACGATACTACAGTAAAAGGAGAAAAGGGAGATGCTGGAGTTATAGGAAGCCGTGGAAAGAGAGGTCGCCCAGGTGAAGCTGGTGACATAGGGCCACCTGGTCCCCCTGGGGAGCCAGGAGATAATGCTGAATTTGGAGACACCACATCTCTTCAGCAGTCTGCGTTCAGCGTATCACGTCTTACAAGAAACCCACCAGAACCCCATGCTGTTATACGCTTCAGTAAAAATATCACCCTTATCAACAGCCATTTCAATAATGATGGAAAATTTGTTTGTCAAATTTCTGGGtactattattttgtgtttcatgcaACTTCTTATGACAAAAATCTTTGTGTTGTCCTTATGGTTGATGGAACTAAGACAGCTACTTTCTGTGATCATCAGAAAACCCCCAAAAGCCTGCAAGCGCCTTCTGGTGGCTTGGCAATTTCCCTGAAACAAAACCAGAACGTTTGGCTACAAACAAACAGCTATAATGGCATGTTTGCAGGGGATGTGGGTGACAGTGTTTTTTCAGGTTTCCTGATCCACGCTCTTTAA
- the c1qa gene encoding complement C1q subcomponent subunit A, which produces MRLFALFPVVWCGALVFCQDYCRVQDGKDGLQGVPGRDGMQGPKGEKGQPALQIKVNKIALDEVKGEFGSRGPQGPQGEKGMMGPMGKPGGPGSPGPKGSTASSGPGNKPIPSQTPAFSVLRSAKDHPQHNRPVIFDTQLSNVKQDFNLQTGKFTCRVPGVYYFVFHAVSEGRLCLRLKSNSETPASLSFCDVHPQSRVHVVSGGAVLKLAQSNTVWIEPFKENADKNSNEMSKNSVKGSTVFNGFLINHSA; this is translated from the exons ATGCGTTTGTTTGCTCTGTTTCCTGTGGTTTGGTGTGGAGCGCTTGTTTTCTGTCAGGATTATTGTCGGGTACAGGATGGGAAAGATGGTTTGCAAGGAGTTCCCGGAAGGGACGGCATGCAAGGACCAAAAGGAGAAAAAGGACAACCAG CATTGCAGATAAAGGTCAACAAGATTGCTTTGGATGAAGTCAAAGGAGAGTTTGGCAGCAGAGGTCCACAAGGACCCCAAGGTGAAAAGGGTATGATGGGGCCGATGGGTAAACCTGGTGGCCCTGGTTCCCCTGGTCCTAAGGGTTCTACTGCATCTAGTGGACCGGGTAACAAGCCCATCCCCAGTCAGACACCGGCCTTCTCTGTGCTACGATCTGCAAAAGATCATCCTCAACATAACCGACCTGTGATCTTCGATACCCAACTAAGCAACGTCAAACAAGATTTTAACCTCCAGACGGGCAAGTTTACCTGCAGGGTTCCCGGGGTGTACTACTTTGTGTTTCACGCAGTGTCTGAAGGACGCTTATGTCTTAGGCTTAAAAGTAACAGTGAAACTCCTGCCAGCCTCAGTTTTTGTGATGTTCACCCACAGTCACGAGTTCATGTTGTGTCAGGTGGCGCTGTACTCAAACTAGCTCAGAGTAATACTGTATGGATTGAACCTTTCAAGGAGAATGCAGATAAAAATAGCAATGAAATGTCCAAAAACTCTGTAAAGGGTTCTACAGTGTTCAATGGATTTTTAATCAATCACAGCGCTTAG
- the fbxo40.1 gene encoding F-box protein 40.1: MGKQRTQASTLHRHCESCHSRCCKTPVEISVSCVIISCRGLCGAVFHLCKEEEHMLLCPNERVSCLNVEYGCPFTMCRSKLAKHLEVCPASVIFCSMEWNRWPIEETETPEFYQNILKEKHTQEPLDLSLALRDQQHLFESLKMKMIFPELIEPVAEDVMVLEGAVGGEPLLNGVEESSVSADGASNVECQEEGLTQEEREALAINPDVVDLESYNVWEKMFSMELSGCKHTIKASGQNLTSTGGKGIKPQANPSRLEILKEEPQVQNESNGYKGDEDKFLTATSLFACDTRPKNIFLYKSLEPMKIKVVRSFEVPISFKEKQNRIRNPSHHKKVSVSVDTSDLGVEIDDMPKWDEVQATLLCSLEKELLGHLIAESIFTDALLVDVGTQTYDFYSAPFKPETSLEDLTADRPLKLHVQIQTESVTRRHNKSSSVFTYLCNHIFRRDEFPSHFKNVHSDIQSCISGWFEQRCPLAYLGCTFIQRRFQPSSHRATVFYNKDLSTFCLRPEVSDRLYEGVKTVTLGRKRARNTDDLSRLPFEVLFHIAGFLDSFTLSQLALVSQLMRELCGTLLHERGMVSLKWEKKVYSHGGWCWRSRKKVWQFSNLFSTVNGWCFDQIPPISEHLKVCEHYKKESKTEPVALTGVFDCQEKEEKKKHNLISMFIKPK, translated from the exons ATG GGCAAGCAAAGAACCCAAGCATCCACGCTTCATCGGCACTGCGAGAGCTGCCACAGCCGATGCTGCAAGACCCCGGTCGAGATTTCGGTCTCATGCGTGATCATCAGCTGCCGTGGCCTCTGCGGTGCCGTGTTCCACCTGTgcaaagaagaagaacatatgCTTCTCTGCCCAAACGAGAGGGTTTCTTGTCTCAACGTTGAATACGGCTGCCCGTTCACCATGTGCCGCTCAAAGCTGGCTAAGCACCTGGAAGTGTGCCCTGCCAGTGTCATCTTCTGCTCTATGGAATGGAACCGTTGGCCCATCGAAGAAACCGAGACACCTGAGTtctatcaaaacattttaaaggagaAGCACACTCAGGAACCTCTCGATCTGTCCTTGGCTCTGAGAGATCAGCAACATCTGTTTGAGTCTCTcaaaatgaagatgatctttCCTGAACTTATTGAACCGGTGGCTGAAGATGTCATGGTGCTGGAGGGGGCCGTGGGAGGGGAACCGCTCCTGAATGGGGTCGAGGAATCATCTGTGTCTGCTGATGGTGCTTCAAATGTCGAGTGTCAAGAAGAAGGTCTGACTCAAGAGGAAAGAGAAGCATTGGCGATAAATCCTGACGTGGTTGATCTTGAAAGCTATAATGTTTGGGAGAAAATGTTCAGTATGGAATTGAGTGGTTGCAAACATACTATAAAAGCTTCAGGGCAGAATCTGACATCCACGGGTGGGAAGGGAATAAAACCACAGGCCAACCCAAGCAGGTTAGAAATCTTAAAGGAAGAGCCGCAGGTGCAAAACGAGAGTAACGGATACAAAGGGGATGAAGATAAATTCCTCACTGCCACGTCTCTTTTTGCATGCGACACAagacccaaaaatatttttttatataaatctttAGAGCCCATGAAAATTAAAGTGGTCCGCAGTTTCGAAGTCCCGAtcagttttaaagaaaaacaaaaccgcATTCGTAACCCCTCCCATCACAAGAAGGTAAGCGTAAGCGTCGACACTTCCGACTTGGGTGTCGAAATCGACGACATGCCAAAATGGGATGAGGTTCAAGCAACTTTGCTGTGCTCTCTGGAGAAGGAATTACTGGGACACCTAATAGCTGAATCCATCTTCACAGATGCTCTTCTTGTGGATGTCGGAACACAGACATACGATTTTTACTCTGCCCCATTCAAACCAGAGACCTCACTGGAAGACCTCACTGCTGACCGACCCCTGAAACTTCACGTCCAGATTCAGACTGAAAGCGTCACTAGAAGACACAACAAATCTAGCTCAGTGTTCACGTACCTGTGCAATCACATATTCAGGCGAGATGAGTTCCCGTCGCACTTCAAGAACGTCCACTCGGACATCCAGAGTTGCATCAGCGGCTGGTTCGAACAGAGGTGCCCTCTCGCCTATCTTGGCtgcacttttattcaaagaagGTTTCAACCCAGCTCTCATAGGGCGACAGTCTTCTACAATAAAGACCTTAGCACGTTCTGCCTCAGACCGGAGGTTTCTGATCGTTTATATGAAGGTGTGAAGACTGTGACTTTGGGAAGGAAGCGTGCGAGGAATACAGATGATCTGAGCAGGTTACCATTTGAAGTTCTGTTTCACATTGCTGGATTTCTTGACAGCTTTACTCTGTCCCAGTTGGCTCTGGTCTCTCAATTGATGAGGGAGTTGTGTGGCACCTTGCTTCATGAAAGAGGCATGGTCTCATTGAAGTGGGAAAAGAAGGTCTACTCTCATGGGGGTTGGTGCTGGAGGTCCAGGAAAAAG GTTTGGCAGTTTAGCAATCTCTTCTCCACAGTGAATGGCTGGTGTTTTGATCAAATCCCTCCGATCTCAGAACATCTAAAGGTTTGCGAACACTATAAAAAGGAGAGTAAAACAGAACCGGTTGCTTTAACTGGTGTCTTTGACTGtcaagagaaagaagaaaaaaagaaacataatcTGATCTCCATGTTCATCAAACCCAAATAG
- the fbxo40.2 gene encoding F-box only protein 40, with translation MSRYRRTVPKLHRHCEICFSRRCKAPIEISVSCMVVNCRLLCGASFHMCKDDEHSLLCPNVKVPCLNANYGCPFTMCRSRLAKHLEVCPASIVCCSMEWNRWPVENPDAPLYSNLLKEIREQESLDLSMALRDQKHLCARLKMRNFFPELMEEREEETNLTEKKEEEEEEEEEEEEDGDNAVDKEKYNLFEKMFSRERGDCKQAEIDASKTKTSPTGSSETKLQETLKEAEEAENTFYDLSKTGMSPWQDGVLERLGQELKPSEFNLYIVHHGRMLISFGQMDACTPRERDFVYGNLEPIPVQTLRSFAVPTSYRQKRIQFKDSTTRVMTEHKCVGTSDVKASEEDSHEMDEMFSTLLCSAETEIRGHKISETVPTDGLYIDIATQTYNFATTSFKYSASLAEVAADRDLKLYVQLDSETVTHRHNKSTSAFTFVCGHFFRRDEFASHFRNVHSDIQSCLSGWFEQRCPLAYLGCTFSQRRLQPGTQRATVHYNQDLSIFTLTPEVPTCLMDASQNAGAFKTRVKYEDSLSNLPFEVLSHIAGFLDSFTLSQLALVSRLFRDVCATHLLDRGMVTLKWHKKSYSHGGTRWKPTIVWEFSTLFSEVGSWCIDDTASMSEHLKHCPFYQTEMKTEPFALTSMCATKGDERHSLLT, from the exons ATG AGCCGATATAGAAGAACTGTTCCAAAGCTGCACAGGCATTGTGAGATCTGTTTCAGCCGTCGCTGCAAAGCCCCCATCGAGATCTCCGTGTCGTGCATGGTCGTAAACTGTCGCTTGCTCTGTGGTGCCTCCTTCCACATGTGTAAAGATGACGAACACTCCCTGCTGTGTCCCAACGTGAAGGTGCCTTGCCTCAATGCTAACTACGGCTGTCCTTTCACCATGTGTCGCTCAAGGTTGGCCAAACACTTGGAGGTGTGTCCTGCAAGCATCGTCTGCTGCTCGATGGAGTGGAACCGTTGGCCTGTTGAGAACCCTGACGCTCCTTTGTATAGTAACCTCCTTAAAGAGATCCGTGAGCAGGAGTCACTTGACCTCTCCATGGCACTGAGAGACCAGAAACATCTGTGCGCCAGGTTGAAAATGAGAAACTTCTTTCCTGAGTTGATGGAGGAACGAGAAGAGGAAACAAATCTGACGGAGaagaaggaggaggaggaggaggaggaggaggaagaagaggaagatgGAGACAACGCCGTTGACAAAGAGAAGTACAATCTGTTCGAAAAAATGTTCAGCAGGGAAAGAGGAGATTGCAAGCAGGCCGAGATAGATGCGTCCAAGACAAAAACATCACCAACAGGTTCCTCTGAAACAAAGCTGCAAGAAACATTAAAAGAAGCAGAAGAGGCAGAAAACACTTTTTATGACCTTTCCAAAACAGGAATGTCACCTTGGCAAGATGGCGTCCTAGAAAGACTCGGGCAGGAGTTAAAACCCAGTGAGTTCAACTTGTATATAGTGCACCACGGTCGCATGTTGATCTCCTTTGGTCAGATGGATGCTTGCACgcccagagagagagattttgttTATGGGAACCTGGAGCCCATACCAGTCCAGACTTTACGCTCCTTCGCAGTCCCTACTAGTTACAGACAAAAACGCATTCAATTTAAAGACTCCACCACCAGGGTGATGACTGAGCACAAGTGTGTGGGAACATCTGATGTCAAAGCGTCTGAGGAAGATAGCCATGAAATGGATGAGATGTTTTCCACCTTACTTTGTTCCGCCGAGACTGAAATACGAGGCCACAAAATAAGTGAAACCGTCCCCACAGATGGACTTTACATTGACATCGCGACACAGACGTATAACTTTGCCACAACTTCCTTTAAGTACAGCGCATCCCTCGCTGAAGTTGCAGCAGACAGGGATTTGAAACTTTACGTTCAGCTTGATTCCGAAACTGTTACGCACAGACACAACAAATCGACATCAGCGTTCACATTTGTCTGTGGTCATTTCTTTAGAAGGGATGAGTTCGCCTCACATTTTAGGAATGTACATTCGGATATCCAGTCTTGTCTGAGCGGCTGGTTTGAGCAGAGATGCCCTTTGGCTTACCTTGGTTGCACATTCAGTCAGAGAAGACTCCAGCCGGGCACGCAAAGAGCCACAGTGCACTACAACCAAGATCTGAGCATCTTCACCCTCACACCTGAAGTTCCTACATGTTTGATGGATGCTTCACAGAACGCAGGTGCATTTAAGACACGTGTGAAATATGAAGATTCTCTCAGCAATCTTCCTTTTGAGGTGCTCTCCCACATTGCTGGTTTCCTGGATAGTTTTACGCTGTCTCAGCTTGCCTTGGTCTCACGATTGTTTAGGGATGTTTGTGCAACACATCTTCTGGATAGAGGAATGGTGACCTTGAAATGGCACAAAAAGTCATACTCTCACGGAGGAACCCGCTGGAAACCAACTATA GTCTGGGAGTTCAGTACTCTTTTCAGTGAAGTGGGTAGTTGGTGCATTGATGACACAGCATCAATGTCTGAGCATCTGAAACATTGTCCATTCTAccaaactgaaatgaaaaccGAGCCATTTGCCCTGACCAGTATGTGTGCCACCAAAGGGGATGAGAGACACAGTTTGCTCACTTAA